A portion of the Canis lupus baileyi chromosome 38, mCanLup2.hap1, whole genome shotgun sequence genome contains these proteins:
- the LRRN2 gene encoding leucine-rich repeat neuronal protein 2, which translates to MRLLVAPLLLAWVASATAAVPVVPWRVPCPPQCACQIRPWYTPRSSYREATTVDCNDLFLTAVPPGLPAGTQTLLLQSNSIMRVDQSELNYLANLTELDLSQNSFSDARDCDFRALPRLLSLHLEENRLTRLEDHSFAGLASLQELYLNHNQLYRIAPRAFAGLGNLLRLHLNSNLLRAIDSRWFEMLPNLEILMIGGNKVDAILDMNFRPLANLRSLVLAGMNLREISDYALEGLQSLESLSFYDNQLARVPRRALEQVPGLKFLDLNKNPLQRVGPGDFANMLHLKELGLNNMEELVSIDKFALVNLPELTKLDITNNPRLSFIHPRAFHHLPQMETLMLNNNALSALHQQTVESLPNLQEVGLHGNPIRCDCVIRWANATGTRVRFIEPQSTLCAEPPDLQRRPVREVPFREMTDHCLPLISPRSFPPSLQVASGDSLALHCRALAEPEPEIYWVTPAGVRLTAARAGRKYRVYPEGTLELRRVTAEEAGLYTCVAQNLVGADSKTVSVAVGQAPLQPGRDKGWGLELRVQETHPYHILLSWVPPPNTVSTNLTWSSASSLRGQGTPALARLPRGTHSYNITRLLQATEYWACLQVAFADAHTQLACVWTRTKEATPCHRALGDRPGLIAILALAVLLLAAGLAAHLGTGQPRQGVGGRALLPAWAFWGWSTPSVRVVSAPLVLPWNPGRKLSRSSEGEMLSPPLLQNS; encoded by the coding sequence ATGAGGCTCCTCGTGGCCCCCCTCTTGCTAGCTTGGGTGGCCAGTGCCACCGCCGCCGTGCCCGTGGTCCCCTGGCGAGTGCCCTGCCCTCCTCAGTGTGCCTGCCAGATCCGGCCCTGGTATACGCCCCGATCGTCCTACCGCGAGGCCACCACCGTGGACTGCAACGATCTGTTCCTGACGGCCgtgccccccgggctgcccgcgGGCACACAGACTTTGCTGCTGCAGAGCAACAGCATCATGCGTGTGGACCAGAGTGAGCTCAACTACCTGGCCAATCTCACGGAGCTCGACCTGTCCCAGAACAGCTTTTCGGACGCTCGAGACTGTGATTTCCGTGCCCTGCCCCGGCTGCTGAGCCTGCACCTGGAGGAGAACCGGCTGACCCGGCTGGAGGACCACAGCTTCGCGGGGCTGGCCAGCCTGCAGGAACTCTATCTCAACCACAACCAGCTCTACCGCATCGCCCCCCGGGCCTTCGCCGGCCTCGGCAACCTGCTGCGGCTGCACCTCAACTCCAACCTGCTGAGGGCCATTGACAGCCGCTGGTTTGAGATGCTGCCCAACCTCGAGATCCTCATGATCGGTGGCAACAAGGTAGACGCCATCCTGGACATGAACTTCCGGCCGCTGGCCAATCTGCGGAGCCTGGTGCTGGCAGGCATGAACCTTCGGGAGATCTCCGACTATGCCCTGGAGGGCTTGCAAAGCCTGGAGAGCCTCTCCTTCTACGACAACCAGCTGGCCCGGGTGCCCCGGCGGGCCCTGGAGCAGGTGCCCGGGCTCAAGTTCCTCGACCTGAACAAGAACCCGCTCCAGCGGGTGGGGCCCGGGGACTTTGCCAACATGCTGCACCTCAAGGAGCTGGGGCTGAACAACATGGAGGAGCTGGTTTCCATCGACAAGTTCGCCCTGGTCAACCTCCCCGAGCTGACCAAACTGGACATCACCAACAACCCCCGGCTGTCCTTCATCCACCCCCGCGCCTTCCACCACCTGCCGCAGATGGAGACCCTCATGCTCAACAACAATGCTCTCAGTGCCTTGCACCAGCAGACGGTGGAGTCCCTGCCCAACCTGCAGGAGGTGGGTCTCCATGGCAACCCCATCCGCTGTGATTGTGTCATCCGCTGGGCCAATGCCACGGGCACCCGCGTTCGCTTCATTGAGCCGCAGTCCACCCTGTGCGCCGAGCCGCCGGACCTCCAGCGCCGCCCCGTCCGTGAGGTACCCTTCCGGGAGATGACGGACCACTGCCTGCCCCTCATCTCCCCCCGCAGCTTCCCTCCCAGCCTGCAGGTGGCCAGCGGAGACAGCCTGGCGCTCCACTGCCGGGCGCTGGCCGAACCAGAACCCGAGATCTACTGGGTCACCCCGGCCGGGGTGCGACTCACAGCTGCCCGAGCGGGCAGGAAGTACCGGGTGTACCCCGAGGGGACCCTAGAGCTGCGGAGGGTGACGGCAGAAGAGGCCGGGCTgtacacctgtgtggctcagaacCTGGTGGGGGCTGACAGTAAGACGGTTAGTGTGGCTGTGGGCCAGGCTCCCCTGCAGCCCGGCCGGGACAAGGGATGGGGGCTGGAGCTCCGGGTACAGGAGACCCACCCTTATCACATCCTGCTGTCTTGGGTCCCCCCACCCAACACAGTCTCTACCAACCTCACCTGGTCCAGCGCCTCCTCCCTCCGGGGCCAGGGCACCCCTGCTCTGGCCCGCCTGCCGAGGGGCACCCACAGCTACAACATCACCCGCCTCCTTCAGGCCACAGAGTACTGGGCCTGCCTGCAAGTGGCCTTTGCTGATGCCCACACCCAGTTGGCATGTGTATGGACCAGGACTAAAGAGGCCACTCCTTGCCACAGAGCCTTAGGGGACCGACCTGGGCTCATAGCCATCCTGGCTCTTGCTGTCCTCCTGTTGGCAGCCGGACTAGCAGCCCACCTTGGCACTGGTCAGCCCAGGCAGGGAGTGGGTGGGCGGGCTCTCCTTCCAGCCTGGGCTTTCTGGGGCTGGAGCACCCCCTCCGTCCGCGTGGTGTCTGCGCCCCTTGTCCTGCCCTGGAACCCAGGAAGGAAGCTGTCCAGGTCTTCAGAAGGGGAAATGCTGTCACCACCATTGCTGCAAAATTCCTGA